The following proteins come from a genomic window of Elusimicrobiota bacterium:
- the gap gene encoding type I glyceraldehyde-3-phosphate dehydrogenase, with protein sequence MAVKVAINGFGRIGRLVFRALVEQGLLGKTLDVVAVGDIVPADNLAYLLKYDSIQGRFSGTVGSKKSAADKVEDDVLVVNGHDIKVVSAKDPSGLPWKELGVEIVIESTGLFTDAEKAKGHIAAGAKKVIISAPAKNEDITIVMGVNEGKYDPAKHNIISNASCTTNCLAPVVHVLLKEGFGIEEGLMTTVHSYTATQKTVDGPSKKDWKGGRTAAQNIIPSTTGAAKAVALVLPEVKGKLTGMAFRVPTPTVSVVDLTVKTSKDTSYKEIAAAMKKASETYMKGILEVTSDEVVSSDFIHCKASSIFDEGSGIELNKRFFKLVSWYDNEWGYSNRVVDLVNYILAKRAPVAA encoded by the coding sequence ATGGCAGTCAAAGTCGCAATCAACGGTTTCGGTCGCATCGGCCGCCTGGTGTTCCGGGCGCTCGTCGAACAAGGGCTTTTGGGAAAGACCCTGGACGTCGTGGCGGTGGGCGACATTGTCCCCGCGGACAACCTGGCTTACCTTTTGAAGTACGACTCCATCCAGGGCCGTTTCAGCGGCACCGTGGGATCCAAAAAGTCCGCCGCCGACAAGGTGGAGGACGACGTGCTGGTCGTCAACGGCCACGACATCAAAGTCGTGAGCGCGAAGGACCCCTCCGGCTTGCCCTGGAAAGAACTCGGCGTCGAGATCGTCATCGAATCCACCGGGCTCTTCACCGACGCCGAAAAGGCCAAGGGCCACATCGCCGCCGGCGCGAAGAAAGTCATCATTTCCGCCCCCGCCAAGAACGAGGACATCACCATCGTCATGGGCGTCAACGAGGGGAAATACGATCCGGCCAAGCACAACATTATTTCCAACGCCTCCTGCACCACCAACTGCTTGGCCCCGGTCGTGCACGTCCTCCTCAAGGAAGGGTTCGGCATCGAGGAAGGCCTCATGACGACGGTTCACTCCTACACCGCCACCCAGAAAACCGTGGACGGCCCCTCCAAGAAAGACTGGAAGGGCGGCCGGACGGCGGCGCAGAACATTATTCCTTCCACCACCGGCGCGGCCAAGGCCGTGGCCCTGGTGTTGCCCGAGGTCAAGGGCAAGTTGACGGGCATGGCCTTCCGCGTGCCGACCCCGACGGTTTCCGTGGTCGATCTCACGGTCAAGACGTCGAAGGACACCTCCTACAAGGAAATCGCCGCCGCCATGAAAAAGGCCAGCGAGACCTATATGAAGGGGATCCTCGAGGTCACATCCGACGAAGTGGTCAGCTCGGACTTCATCCATTGCAAAGCGTCGTCGATTTTCGACGAAGGCTCGGGCATCGAGCTCAACAAACGCTTCTTCAAACTCGTCAGTTGGTACGACAACGAGTGGGGTTATTCGAACCGCGTCGTGGACCTGGTGAATTACATCCTCGCCAAACGCGCGCCGGTCGCCGCCTAA
- a CDS encoding MBL fold metallo-hydrolase — MKIRFWGTRGSIASPGPHTVKYGGNTSCVEISDEETLAILDAGSGLRLLGEDLLRRAGKNGRIVGHLFISHFHLDHIVGFPFFRPLYKPGNEFTIYGCEGTGRKLENIFVGQMSPEYFPVTLAEMPAQLKFVQMTTRPITLNGWTITPAYVNHPGLALSYKIDTGQSKIVYMTDNEPFRYLLRRLGKRQDVFEDLARGEVDLEREDLMLVDHLADADLLIHDGQYTEEEYKEKTGWGHSFFEFGLEMALRGKVKKLLYFHHDPDRTDADLDRIVERMRAQAMARGSALQVDAAREGLELEFP, encoded by the coding sequence ATGAAAATCCGGTTTTGGGGCACACGCGGCTCCATCGCGTCCCCCGGCCCTCACACCGTGAAGTACGGCGGCAACACCTCCTGCGTGGAGATTTCCGACGAGGAGACTCTGGCCATTTTGGACGCCGGCAGCGGCCTGCGGCTGTTGGGCGAGGATCTCCTGAGGCGCGCGGGGAAAAACGGCCGGATCGTGGGGCATCTCTTCATCAGCCACTTCCACCTCGATCACATCGTCGGGTTCCCTTTTTTCCGGCCTCTCTACAAACCCGGCAACGAGTTCACGATTTACGGCTGCGAGGGCACCGGCCGCAAGCTGGAAAATATTTTCGTCGGGCAAATGAGCCCCGAGTATTTTCCCGTCACCCTGGCCGAGATGCCGGCGCAGTTGAAGTTCGTGCAGATGACCACCCGGCCCATCACGCTCAACGGGTGGACCATAACGCCCGCTTACGTCAATCACCCCGGCCTGGCCCTGTCCTATAAAATCGACACGGGCCAAAGCAAAATCGTGTACATGACCGACAACGAACCGTTCCGTTACTTGTTGCGACGTCTCGGCAAACGGCAGGACGTGTTCGAGGACCTGGCCCGGGGCGAGGTCGATCTGGAGCGCGAGGATCTCATGCTGGTCGACCACTTGGCGGACGCCGACCTCTTGATCCACGACGGCCAATACACGGAAGAGGAATACAAGGAAAAAACCGGTTGGGGCCACAGTTTTTTCGAATTCGGACTTGAAATGGCGCTCCGCGGCAAAGTCAAAAAGCTCCTCTATTTCCATCACGACCCCGACCGCACGGACGCCGACCTGGACCGCATCGTCGAACGGATGCGGGCCCAGGCCATGGCCCGGGGGTCCGCCCTGCAGGTGGACGCGGCCCGCGAAGGGCTCGAACTCGAGTTCCCGTAA